Proteins encoded by one window of Prosthecobacter vanneervenii:
- a CDS encoding DUF6671 family protein — METRPVTLCRAYEGSCIVLSTKHAKSGALSAPFWNTLKASMIECPVDTDLLGSFSSTGSRAGNAIECARRKCQMSLRRLGEKVKFALASEGSFGPHPFLPGRASDFEVLYFIDRKHGFQLHLSCLSAKTNFAMKAVGSMEELREFAAKALFPTHGLILRPNRSVDPTLVFKGVDSEGALESAFRECVKHSADRKAWVETDMRAMFNPTRMEVIAELGGRLAERLAALCPKCRTPGWGRVEMLPEMDYGDCAGAVETGGAEVHGCVKCGHEERMGWGGGVERRARIW; from the coding sequence ATGGAAACCCGCCCTGTGACACTGTGCCGGGCCTATGAGGGGAGCTGCATCGTGCTGAGCACGAAGCATGCGAAGTCCGGTGCGCTCTCCGCGCCCTTCTGGAACACCCTGAAGGCGAGCATGATCGAATGTCCGGTGGACACCGATCTGCTGGGCAGCTTTTCGAGCACAGGCTCGCGCGCGGGAAACGCGATCGAGTGTGCGCGGCGCAAGTGTCAGATGTCGCTGAGGCGACTGGGAGAGAAGGTGAAATTTGCCCTGGCGAGTGAAGGCAGCTTTGGGCCGCATCCATTTCTCCCGGGAAGAGCCAGCGATTTTGAAGTGCTGTATTTCATCGACCGAAAGCATGGGTTTCAACTGCATCTCTCGTGCCTGAGTGCGAAAACGAATTTCGCCATGAAGGCCGTGGGATCGATGGAGGAACTGAGGGAGTTTGCGGCGAAGGCGCTGTTTCCGACGCATGGCCTGATCCTGCGTCCGAATCGGAGCGTTGATCCAACGCTGGTGTTCAAGGGGGTGGATTCAGAGGGGGCGCTGGAGTCGGCGTTCCGAGAGTGCGTGAAACATTCCGCCGACCGGAAGGCCTGGGTGGAGACAGACATGCGTGCGATGTTCAACCCCACGCGGATGGAGGTGATTGCGGAGCTGGGGGGCAGGCTGGCGGAGCGGCTGGCTGCGCTGTGCCCGAAATGCCGCACGCCTGGCTGGGGAAGAGTGGAGATGCTGCCGGAGATGGACTATGGTGACTGTGCGGGTGCAGTGGAGACGGGGGGCGCAGAAGTCCACGGGTGTGTGAAGTGCGGGCATGAGGAGCGGATGGGATGGGGAGGCGGAGTGGAGAGGCGTGCGAGGATTTGGTGA
- a CDS encoding DUF2309 domain-containing protein: MKTATKPPHPAELTKEAFGKIAPFWPLKNLIAVNPLQGLEDRPIEEALKAGAASFQQADLPEEMLAVNRETIKWLQAFFDQGQATIAMPLRSQGLYAAWKQLAVHDSKLHGHNKDKQARLKALPESAEEAAADCLNRLGIEDDELATFATLMLTTLPGWAAYVKYRTEWAGLEADHAHPVTQTDYLAIRLVITSLLWPEAQGLLQWHAKALKKAEKAESPLVKMQAAEKGYRKPLLDKLAAQPIKPAHAPKAQMVFCIDVRSEPFRRALESTGDYQTLGFAGFFGVPVKITDAVTGDTHASCPVLLTPKHEVVESPCCCGHEELHAQRQGHERLSGFKRLYQSVKYTFTTPFALVEAMGMASGVWMGLRSLAPHAATKLRTAASGMIRKPAEVEPSLDSISTAEQCAYAEGALRTMGLTHSFAPVVVFCGHGSTTQNNAYATALDCGACGGRHGASNARILAGIMNRAEVRSHLAKQGIEIPEGTRFHAAEHNTTTDEVTLFGDANDAAIQKLREDLEKARQINSAERLKQMKVKNGNAHHAWLRAQDWAQVRPEWGLARNAAFIVAPRDITAGVNLEGRCFLHSYDYTQDSEGRALTVILTAPMVVAEWINTQYLFSTLDNVAYGGGSKITKNITGKMGIMQGNASDLMTGLPLQSVHLSDEEAYHEPQRLMAVVYAPRTMLDSIIQAQAVLQKLFGNGWVQMACIEPDDRTTYYLNRDLTWKPAL, translated from the coding sequence ATGAAAACTGCCACAAAACCACCCCACCCCGCCGAACTGACGAAAGAAGCGTTTGGCAAAATAGCGCCCTTCTGGCCGCTGAAAAACCTGATCGCGGTGAACCCGCTGCAAGGTCTGGAGGACCGGCCGATCGAGGAAGCGCTGAAAGCGGGAGCCGCGAGCTTTCAGCAAGCAGACCTGCCGGAGGAGATGCTGGCGGTGAATCGCGAGACGATCAAATGGCTGCAGGCCTTCTTTGACCAGGGGCAGGCGACGATTGCCATGCCGCTGCGGAGCCAAGGGCTGTATGCAGCCTGGAAGCAGCTGGCGGTGCATGACAGCAAGCTGCATGGCCACAACAAGGACAAGCAGGCAAGGCTGAAGGCTCTGCCCGAGAGCGCGGAAGAGGCGGCGGCCGACTGCCTGAACAGGCTGGGCATCGAGGATGACGAACTGGCGACCTTTGCGACCCTGATGCTGACGACGCTGCCGGGCTGGGCGGCGTATGTGAAATACCGGACCGAATGGGCAGGGCTGGAGGCGGACCATGCGCACCCGGTGACACAGACGGACTATCTGGCTATACGGCTGGTCATCACCAGCCTGCTGTGGCCGGAAGCGCAAGGACTGCTGCAATGGCATGCCAAAGCGCTGAAAAAGGCTGAGAAGGCAGAGAGCCCGCTGGTCAAGATGCAGGCGGCGGAGAAGGGATACCGCAAGCCGCTGCTGGACAAGCTGGCGGCGCAACCAATCAAGCCGGCGCATGCGCCCAAGGCGCAGATGGTGTTCTGCATCGACGTGCGCTCCGAGCCTTTCCGGAGGGCACTGGAGTCCACCGGGGACTACCAGACGCTGGGGTTTGCCGGATTCTTCGGCGTGCCGGTGAAGATCACGGATGCGGTGACCGGTGACACCCATGCCTCGTGCCCGGTGCTGCTGACGCCGAAGCATGAGGTGGTGGAGTCTCCCTGCTGCTGCGGGCATGAAGAACTGCATGCGCAGCGCCAGGGCCATGAGAGGCTGAGCGGATTCAAGCGGCTGTATCAGTCTGTGAAATACACCTTTACCACGCCCTTTGCGCTGGTGGAGGCGATGGGGATGGCGAGCGGTGTGTGGATGGGGCTGCGGAGCCTGGCACCGCATGCTGCGACGAAGCTCAGGACTGCTGCGTCCGGGATGATCCGGAAGCCAGCAGAAGTGGAGCCCTCTCTGGACAGCATCTCAACGGCGGAGCAGTGCGCGTATGCGGAAGGGGCGCTGCGGACGATGGGGCTGACGCACTCCTTTGCGCCGGTGGTGGTCTTCTGCGGGCATGGGAGCACGACGCAGAACAACGCGTATGCCACGGCGCTGGACTGCGGAGCCTGCGGCGGGCGGCATGGGGCGAGCAACGCGCGGATCCTGGCGGGGATCATGAACCGCGCCGAGGTGCGGAGCCATCTGGCGAAGCAGGGGATCGAGATCCCGGAAGGGACGCGCTTCCATGCAGCCGAGCACAACACGACGACGGACGAAGTGACCCTCTTCGGCGATGCCAATGACGCTGCGATCCAGAAGCTGCGGGAGGACCTGGAAAAGGCGCGGCAGATCAACAGCGCCGAGAGGCTGAAGCAGATGAAGGTGAAGAATGGAAACGCGCACCATGCCTGGCTGCGGGCGCAGGACTGGGCGCAGGTCCGGCCTGAATGGGGGCTGGCGAGAAACGCCGCCTTCATCGTGGCGCCACGTGACATCACCGCCGGGGTGAACCTAGAGGGGCGGTGCTTTCTGCACTCCTATGACTACACACAGGACAGCGAGGGGCGGGCGCTGACGGTGATCCTGACGGCACCGATGGTGGTGGCCGAGTGGATCAACACGCAATACCTCTTCTCCACGCTGGACAACGTGGCGTATGGCGGGGGCAGCAAGATCACGAAAAACATCACGGGGAAAATGGGGATCATGCAGGGGAACGCGAGCGACCTGATGACGGGGCTGCCGCTGCAGTCAGTGCATCTTAGCGACGAGGAAGCCTACCATGAGCCGCAAAGGTTGATGGCGGTGGTGTATGCGCCGCGCACGATGCTGGACAGCATCATCCAGGCGCAAGCGGTGCTGCAGAAGCTGTTTGGCAACGGGTGGGTGCAGATGGCCTGCATCGAGCCGGATGACCGCACAACCTACTATCTCAACCGGGATCTGACATGGAAACCCGCCCTGTGA
- a CDS encoding proton-conducting transporter transmembrane domain-containing protein, whose amino-acid sequence MTHEQAEALLYPDPLAAIMVALVVFIGVCVGSFAGRYLKGDTRYRAFFIQLGLLVATLAVMVSANHLVVLLVAWMVSNLLLVRLMVHKTCWRAARASGVLAAKNYTLGAVCMAAAFGLLYQATGETSIQALLHKPNESSLIIPALVLLLVAAMTQSAIWPFHRWLTSSLNSPTPVSAIMHAGLVNGGGFLLARFAPLYLKHSGLLSVIFAAGIITALAGTLWKLMQSDVKRMLACSTMGQMGFMLAQCGLGLFPAAVAHLVWHGMFKAYLFLASGGAAQEKRLDPNYPPKLLSLICALICGVVGSLGFGYASGKSWSAGDSTLVLMVAAFLAASQFALPMLRQQPLKGLPLALAAAICAGLAYGGSVHLIVAQMETMELMKPQPLNGLHIAGCVVLAAAWLTMLMVRRNKTDSQVHEWAIKYYVTALNASQPHPSTVTTHRNHYQYQPTIQGA is encoded by the coding sequence ATGACGCACGAACAAGCTGAAGCCCTCCTGTATCCGGACCCCCTGGCCGCCATCATGGTGGCGCTGGTGGTATTCATCGGTGTGTGTGTCGGCAGCTTTGCCGGCCGCTACCTGAAGGGGGACACGAGATACCGCGCCTTCTTCATCCAGCTGGGGCTGCTGGTGGCAACCCTGGCGGTGATGGTGAGCGCGAACCACCTGGTGGTGCTGCTGGTGGCATGGATGGTGAGCAACCTGCTGCTGGTGCGGCTGATGGTGCATAAGACGTGCTGGAGGGCGGCGCGGGCCTCCGGAGTGCTGGCGGCGAAAAACTATACGCTGGGCGCGGTGTGCATGGCGGCCGCTTTTGGACTGCTCTACCAGGCGACGGGTGAAACAAGCATCCAGGCGCTGCTGCACAAGCCGAATGAGTCCAGCCTCATCATTCCTGCACTGGTGCTGCTGCTGGTGGCTGCGATGACGCAGTCGGCCATCTGGCCTTTCCACCGGTGGCTGACGAGCTCGCTGAACTCTCCGACGCCGGTCTCGGCGATCATGCACGCGGGGCTGGTGAACGGGGGCGGGTTTCTGCTGGCGAGGTTTGCGCCGCTCTACCTGAAGCACAGCGGGCTGCTGAGCGTGATCTTTGCGGCTGGAATCATCACCGCGCTGGCGGGGACGCTGTGGAAGCTGATGCAGAGCGATGTGAAGCGGATGCTGGCCTGCTCGACGATGGGGCAGATGGGGTTCATGCTGGCGCAGTGCGGGCTGGGGCTGTTCCCGGCTGCGGTGGCACACCTGGTGTGGCATGGGATGTTCAAAGCCTACCTCTTCCTGGCGAGCGGTGGCGCGGCGCAGGAGAAAAGGCTGGACCCCAACTACCCGCCGAAGTTGCTCAGCCTGATCTGCGCGCTGATCTGCGGTGTGGTGGGCAGCCTGGGATTTGGCTACGCGAGCGGCAAGTCCTGGAGCGCCGGTGACTCGACGCTGGTGCTGATGGTGGCGGCCTTCCTGGCGGCGAGCCAGTTTGCGCTGCCGATGCTGAGGCAGCAGCCGCTGAAGGGGCTGCCGCTGGCGCTGGCGGCGGCGATCTGCGCCGGGCTGGCCTACGGAGGAAGCGTGCACCTGATTGTGGCGCAGATGGAGACGATGGAGCTGATGAAGCCGCAGCCGCTGAACGGGCTGCACATCGCCGGATGCGTGGTGCTGGCAGCGGCCTGGCTGACGATGCTGATGGTGCGCCGCAACAAGACGGACAGCCAAGTCCATGAATGGGCCATCAAATATTATGTCACAGCACTTAATGCCAGCCAGCCACACCCAAGCACCGTGACGACACACCGCAACCACTACCAGTATCAACCGACGATCCAAGGAGCCTAA
- a CDS encoding LysR substrate-binding domain-containing protein, whose translation MIFDTITLQCFIAVAETGSFTRAAERVGRTQSAISQQMTKLAALLGKPLFVKGRQFGLTPEGEIFLGYARQIFALHREALDRFTTPELEGEVRFGLPENFASVYLSEVLADFSRIHPRILLNIECDLTLNLFDRFKKKKFDLVLVKMNRPEDFPNGLDVWSEPLKWVGDPILINRKKPVPLVLSPAPCVYRASAIKALEKAGRPWRLVFSSPSYAGTVAAVKAGMGISVMPHTMIPPELQAVDASLLPKLADTHVSLLKHRADNPAINTLEEFVLKRLKH comes from the coding sequence ATGATCTTCGACACCATCACCCTCCAATGCTTCATCGCCGTCGCTGAAACCGGCAGCTTCACCCGTGCCGCCGAGCGCGTCGGCAGAACCCAGTCGGCCATCAGCCAGCAGATGACCAAACTGGCCGCCCTGCTCGGAAAGCCTCTCTTCGTCAAAGGCAGGCAGTTCGGCCTCACGCCCGAGGGCGAAATCTTCCTCGGCTATGCCCGGCAGATCTTCGCTCTCCATCGCGAGGCGCTCGACCGCTTCACCACTCCCGAGCTCGAGGGCGAGGTGCGCTTCGGCCTGCCGGAAAACTTCGCCAGCGTTTACCTCTCCGAGGTGCTCGCCGATTTTTCACGCATTCACCCCCGCATCCTTCTCAACATCGAATGCGACCTCACGCTCAACCTCTTCGATCGCTTCAAAAAGAAGAAGTTCGATCTCGTGCTGGTCAAAATGAACCGGCCCGAAGACTTCCCCAACGGCCTCGATGTCTGGTCAGAGCCTCTCAAGTGGGTCGGAGACCCCATTCTCATCAACCGCAAAAAACCCGTCCCCCTCGTCCTCTCACCCGCGCCCTGCGTCTATCGCGCTTCCGCCATCAAAGCCCTCGAAAAAGCAGGCCGACCCTGGCGTCTCGTCTTTTCCAGCCCCAGCTACGCAGGCACCGTCGCCGCCGTCAAAGCAGGCATGGGCATCAGCGTCATGCCCCACACCATGATCCCCCCGGAACTGCAGGCCGTCGATGCCTCGCTCCTCCCAAAACTCGCCGACACCCACGTCTCCCTCCTGAAGCATCGCGCCGACAATCCCGCCATCAACACCCTGGAGGAATTCGTCCTCAAGCGCCTCAAGCACTGA
- a CDS encoding alpha/beta hydrolase codes for MKHLLLLLLAVTPVLAQDLEAQKKKALEAAAKSQLEVRLDQPYAGTDNPKQKVDLYLPKKRNTDKPLPVVALIHGGGWVHGDRLGYSATAIRIARTGDYATVAVGYRLTEEARWPAQVYDCKAAIRWVRAHAKEFNLDPDKIAVMGSSAGGHLSSLIGTSGDVKELEGDLGPNTAFSSRVHCVVNHCGPEDFTQALMFGKDNQPTLNDNAVIGLLGGNFMEKHAEAVAASPVTYVTKDDPPFITFHGSADKRVAFLHAQAIHSALQKVGVPSILIPITDGGHSSVSNPEVVTRSKQFIDKTLRGIEVTIDPTPIPALPEKQK; via the coding sequence ATGAAACACCTCCTTCTTCTCCTTCTCGCCGTCACCCCCGTTCTTGCCCAGGACCTCGAAGCCCAGAAAAAGAAAGCCCTGGAAGCCGCTGCAAAAAGCCAGCTCGAAGTCCGTCTCGACCAGCCCTACGCCGGCACCGACAACCCCAAGCAGAAAGTCGATCTCTACCTCCCCAAAAAACGCAACACCGACAAGCCTCTCCCGGTCGTCGCCCTCATCCACGGCGGTGGCTGGGTGCATGGAGATCGCCTTGGCTACTCCGCAACCGCCATCCGCATCGCTCGCACCGGCGACTACGCCACCGTCGCCGTCGGCTATCGCCTCACCGAAGAAGCCCGCTGGCCTGCACAGGTTTACGACTGCAAGGCAGCCATCCGCTGGGTCCGCGCTCACGCTAAGGAGTTCAATCTCGATCCCGACAAAATTGCCGTCATGGGCAGCTCTGCAGGCGGCCATCTCTCCTCCCTCATCGGCACCAGTGGCGACGTCAAAGAACTCGAAGGCGACCTCGGCCCCAACACCGCCTTCAGCAGCCGCGTCCACTGCGTGGTCAACCACTGCGGCCCCGAAGATTTCACCCAGGCCCTCATGTTCGGCAAAGACAACCAGCCCACCCTCAATGACAACGCCGTGATTGGTCTTCTCGGTGGCAACTTCATGGAAAAGCACGCCGAAGCCGTCGCCGCCTCTCCCGTCACCTACGTCACCAAGGACGATCCCCCCTTCATCACCTTCCACGGCTCCGCCGACAAACGCGTCGCCTTCCTCCACGCCCAGGCCATCCACTCCGCCCTCCAAAAGGTCGGCGTTCCCTCCATCCTCATCCCCATCACCGACGGCGGCCACAGCTCCGTCAGCAACCCCGAGGTCGTCACCCGCTCCAAGCAGTTCATCGACAAAACCCTTCGCGGCATCGAAGTCACCATCGACCCCACCCCCATCCCCGCGCTCCCCGAAAAGCAAAAGTAG
- a CDS encoding FMN-binding negative transcriptional regulator — translation MYTPAHFQIDDLGTLHAFIRRHSFATLVSQEGGVPQATHLPFLLNPTQNTLISHMARANPQWRHFTSSEVLVIFTGPHAYISPAWYATQPAVPTWNYTAVHAYGIPRIVTQHDRFAQMLHDLVEFYESGRPNRWNGQLPPEFRDGLMKGIVGIEIQITRLEGKFKLSQNRPQDAPGVIAMLEKSTDQTDRETAQMTKECL, via the coding sequence ATGTACACCCCCGCCCACTTCCAGATCGACGACCTCGGCACGCTCCACGCATTCATCCGGCGCCACAGCTTTGCCACCCTCGTTTCCCAGGAGGGCGGCGTCCCGCAGGCCACTCACCTGCCTTTTTTGCTGAATCCGACACAAAACACGCTCATTTCTCACATGGCGCGCGCCAATCCTCAGTGGCGTCATTTCACCTCGTCCGAGGTCCTCGTCATCTTCACCGGCCCCCACGCCTACATCTCCCCGGCCTGGTATGCCACCCAGCCCGCCGTCCCCACCTGGAACTACACCGCCGTGCATGCCTATGGCATCCCGCGCATCGTCACGCAGCACGATCGCTTTGCCCAGATGCTCCATGACCTCGTCGAATTCTACGAATCCGGCCGCCCTAACCGCTGGAATGGCCAGCTTCCCCCCGAATTCCGCGACGGTCTCATGAAAGGCATCGTCGGCATCGAGATCCAGATCACCCGCCTCGAAGGCAAGTTCAAGCTCAGCCAAAATCGTCCACAAGATGCGCCCGGAGTCATCGCCATGCTCGAAAAAAGCACCGATCAGACCGACCGCGAAACCGCCCAGATGACGAAGGAGTGCCTCTGA
- a CDS encoding OsmC family protein, producing the protein MSTHTATIRWKNQGPDFLSRRYSREHALHFDGGAVMPGSPSPHIVPAPWSNPAGIDPEELFVASVSSCHMLWFLHVACDAGFLPESYEDAAEGIMTQNERGVLWISRITLHPKIIWGGEKQPSATEVEHLHHLAHEQCFIANSIKTDVIVQPEN; encoded by the coding sequence ATGTCCACCCACACCGCCACCATCCGCTGGAAAAACCAGGGCCCTGATTTCCTCAGCCGCCGTTATTCGCGCGAACATGCGCTCCATTTCGACGGCGGCGCTGTCATGCCAGGCTCCCCTTCGCCGCACATCGTGCCCGCCCCGTGGTCCAATCCCGCCGGCATCGACCCCGAGGAGCTGTTCGTCGCCTCTGTCTCCAGCTGCCACATGCTCTGGTTCCTCCACGTCGCCTGCGACGCCGGATTCCTCCCTGAAAGCTATGAAGACGCAGCAGAAGGCATCATGACGCAAAATGAGCGCGGCGTGCTCTGGATCAGCCGCATCACCCTGCATCCTAAAATCATCTGGGGTGGCGAAAAGCAGCCTTCTGCCACCGAAGTCGAGCACCTGCATCATCTTGCCCATGAGCAGTGCTTCATTGCCAATTCCATCAAGACAGACGTCATTGTTCAGCCAGAAAACTGA
- a CDS encoding GNAT family N-acetyltransferase, translating to MKPQPAPQIFEGRFVTLTPLDVAADVAELHAISHVDETTRKLWRFMPRGPFSDVAEQAAFLREWQATPNVIAFTVRTSGTHQPLGSISLMSIRAEHGVAELGNIWYAPAAQRTKANTESCYLLLRYCFEKLGYRRMEWKCDARNEPSRNAALRLGFTFEGIFRQHMIIKGENRDTAWFAMLDHEWPQISAAMRKWLYVDDSVSLGRLIAESRSVQSGA from the coding sequence ATGAAACCCCAGCCCGCCCCCCAGATTTTCGAAGGCCGCTTTGTCACCCTCACACCGCTGGATGTGGCTGCGGATGTGGCAGAACTCCACGCCATCTCGCATGTCGATGAAACCACACGCAAACTTTGGCGCTTCATGCCCCGCGGTCCTTTTTCCGATGTCGCAGAGCAGGCCGCCTTTCTCCGCGAATGGCAGGCCACGCCCAATGTCATCGCCTTCACCGTGCGCACGAGCGGCACCCACCAGCCCCTCGGCAGCATCTCGCTCATGAGCATCCGTGCCGAGCACGGCGTGGCAGAGCTCGGAAACATCTGGTACGCACCAGCAGCCCAGCGCACCAAGGCCAACACCGAATCCTGCTACCTGCTGCTGCGCTACTGCTTCGAAAAACTCGGCTATCGCCGCATGGAGTGGAAATGCGACGCACGCAATGAACCCAGCAGGAATGCAGCCCTCCGCCTCGGCTTCACCTTTGAAGGCATCTTCCGCCAGCACATGATCATCAAGGGCGAAAACCGCGACACCGCCTGGTTTGCCATGCTCGACCACGAATGGCCGCAAATCTCGGCAGCCATGCGCAAATGGTTGTATGTGGATGACTCAGTTTCCCTCGGGCGATTAATCGCAGAAAGTCGCAGCGTACAGTCAGGCGCATGA